One Gossypium hirsutum isolate 1008001.06 chromosome A08, Gossypium_hirsutum_v2.1, whole genome shotgun sequence genomic window, tgtaataaaaaaatgaaagacataattaattaattatttttataatttacctataaaaaatattttcaacatcatcatattattatttaatagataaaatttaattaaaatattaatttatatgttttaaaatatataaaaattaatccaCTTATTTTCCAATAAAAATGCAGAAATGCATTGTGTTAAGCAATTAGAATcggtataaattaaaaattttagtaaaatctATAAATTTTCGTACACTCTTCATTTTTAGCCTTGcaaatggtgttttttttttctttccatacCTGATTCGGGGACCACATTCGCCAGTCTTTGGTTGGATCAAATCAACAAGTCTGACATACGTTAATGTAAAGTGAAACCTGAACCTCGAGCCAAGAGAAAATGGTAAGATATTAATGATGAAAATTTAGCCAACTAGTATTATTGCCAGGGTCTCGCCATCCACGGAGATCCAAAAGCAAATGATATTGAAAACGAAAATGTCTCTTCAATATAGGCCTTGAAAGGTTCCGCCTTGCTTGTAGAATTCGTCTTTTTTACATGTTCAAGTTTAAGGTGAGATGTGCGGAaaacattttccggaaaatgtttTCTTGATTTTACGGTGTCTGGAAGCATGAAAACATTTtacaaatgtaaaatatttttctagagACGGGTAAAATCTCAgtcattttagggaaaatgtcttgcGGATTTTTTTTCCATCTCCTTCTTCGTCCAGGTAAAACTCCTTCTCCTTCTTCCATTCTTCATCTTCTTATTATCTCTCCTCTTTTTTCTTAGTTCGTCTCATATCTTCAAAATCATCAACAGGGGAAGCAAGCTAAAGCAGCCACCCTCTTCCCATTTTTCTCCAATTATTATCTTTATTCATCCATTATTCTCTCTTTGTGTCTAtgcttttgttcttctcatagTCTTCTCAGTGTTGCCTAAATGGCGTCTTTGAGCTTTTTTTTCCCCTCTGGTAAGTCTTTTTGGACTGGGTTTTTTGAAAGGATCCTTGTAGATGACTTGATTTTCAGTACTGTCTttcaatttttcttcattttctgaTATGGGTTTTCTTTATTAATTCATTGAATTGATGTTTTGATATTCTATTTGTTGgttcttcttattattttctaatgtggggtttttttttcttttttattccgTGCTAattttttgatttgggtttttttttaatcgGCTGTTTTTTATTACTTTGTTTATTGTATCATGTTATTCATTGAATTGATTATCATGTTTTTGATTGCGTTATGATTCTTGGACGTAATTATTAATTACTAGTAGCTTAAATCAATTTTCTATATAGCTTAGAATAATTCCAGAATATGAAGTTATCTGTCATCTCTGTCTTACAAGGCACTGCTGTATTTTCTTTTAGTAGAATTAGAAAGGTACTCTGTGTAGTTGACAAGAAGCAACTGGATCACTTGTCAATAAAGTGCGATATCCTCATCGCTACTTATTTTCTTTGAGCTTGCCTCTGGATAATTATAAGTAATTGTTAATGCTGTGATTGATTTTTCGATCTTGTTGATAATCTCATGAGTCATGattgttataaattgaaaattctTCTTATTGGTCTTTAATGTAGCAGTTTAGGTAGTTTAACTCTTGTAGCAGTTTAGGACCCTTCTTACTTCGATGCCtcccttttctctttttctttttttagtacGACGAAAGGTCTTTGATTTTGGAATTTTGCACATGGAAAAGTAAATTCTGGCATTATTTGGCAGATACGGTTCAGTGATTGAGCGTTTTCAGATAAGAGAGGGGCTGAAAGAGATAATAAAAGGAGTAATTTTTGATTCAGGATCAGCTGACCCTTTAAATCCTAATGTTCTTATTTATGATGTTCTTAATGTTCTTAGACGATTGATTACAGTTCACAGTaagtttttgagttttgaaatgaatgttttataTCAAATTATGAACAGAGTTTTTTAGCTTATATCACTAAAGGTCTGCTCTTGAATAGAACACGGTGGAATCAATAAGATACTATTCTTGGCCTTTGATAAAAAAGAATTGAGTACAAGTCCAGGTtctggaaacatttggaaatttcTATCACTTCAGTAGCACTATAATTGTATGATCAAAGTTGAAATACTTGTGTTATGCTTTGTTTTATTAGCTGTAGAAAAGACTTTAGAATGCGCATTATATGTATTGATTTGTGAAGCAGATGAAGTCTCTGTAGTCTGGATGTTCAAATTCAACTTCTAAATAACTTTAttcatactatttttattttcataaaactCTCCTAAAGTTTTCTTTGATTATGAGCTTGGATGTCATGTTTTATCTGTTTTGTGCACATTTTCTTATGTATGCTTTCCAACAAGGTGAAAATGGCTCTTCCTTTGCAGGTTTGGGCAGCTCGTTTTGCTGTTGCTATACTGAAGAAACTCAACTCAAAGAATGGATTAGAAAACGGAGGGATCGATTCCACATTACAGAAAGCGGAACCTCAAATGGTTGAAGCTGTAGTGCTAGCTTCCCTGGAAAAGTTCTTTAAATCCGTTCTAAATATGCCGGAAGTGGAAAGGTAGGTTTTCCCTTTATGATCCGGTTTTTCTTCCTACATAAATGTTAAATGCACACATACATGCCATGCTATTTGCTCTCTCTGAATGCAATCAAATCTTGTCCGTGTGATAAAAAACTTGTGGTTCCTACTACAGAAAGTTTAGAGCGGTGGTTGATGCAGCTTTGGAGGCCCATCCGCACTGTCCGCAGCTATATCTTTATAGCACAGCTAATAAGGTTGTTCCGTATAGCACTGTCCCCCTTCCTCTGCTGTCAAATCCCCAACAGATGTGATTTGCAGCTCTTCCCTTTAGCATTGATGACCAGCTCAACGCTCGACATTGCACGTTCTATACGGTGGCCATAGGCTGTTTCAGTTACTAGCCAACGACtggttttagttttaaaattatttggtgCTAGCAATGCTTGCATTGCATTGAGTTACTGATGACAAACATTTGAAATAACATGCATTAAGACGCAAAGATTTTTGTGCTCTGACAGCAaaggttaattttaaatatttcacattttGCATTGTTcttctctcttttattttctaatgtatattctagcttaataataatttaaataaataaatcattgcaatatatataagaataatttaaaatataaatttattaatatatgtaaaaatagttttttcgaaaaatatttttaaaaatctgtcaaataacagaaaatatttaTACAGATTTATCCAAACACCAGAATAGTAAATCATTATTCAGAAATTatttttcggaaaatattttATTGGCAAACAAACAGAGCCGTAATGTATCTTCTGTATTTAAATATCTTCTGTATTTAAAGCCTCAGAcaccttaaaattattttaaaattatttatgtgcCGGGTTAGGTTCAagtcaaattttaataaatttttaaggtCAGATTATTAGATTTGGATTTAGtctgaaaaataaattagaatttcTGTTCAAACTCAATacagataaaaatattaaaattcggacttgatctatattaatttaatttatttttattttttatataaaaaattaaaaaatataatatatcaaatacactacaaatattaaaataaatattttttagtaaattaaaaataaattaaaaatatgtatacttaaataacactaaattaaatacaatttaataatcaGATAtttctaaaatagtaataaaataatagtaaaatgataacaaaataatatcaaaaaataagaaaacaacagcaaaacataaaaaaataacaataagttGTTTTTGTTGGAAATTTGGGTTGAGCTGAATTTGAAGCAAATACCTTACCTAAAATccgatttattttctaaataactttatgttttattttttaaatctatttttcgaatttatatttttaacaaaattgttttatttttttggccATCCCTTCGGGCCAGCGGCCCAGGACATGTACAACCTCTAcctatatataataatattttatcctGATGgatccaaattcaaaattcgattGAGAGAAGCGAACATAAGAAGctgtttatttcttcttttcactTTTTTCGTCGATACCCTTGGGAGAACAAACAAATGACGGCGGTCCCGCCGGCGGCGTCGGGGCAGCCAATATCGGCGTCTGTGGTGAATTCGTTTCGAGTGGCGGCCGTAGCTGAGCGCTTGGCTACTCATACTCAGCCTGGTAGACAGCCTCAAAGCTCGGAGTTCTTCAGCCTGTGCCTCTCTCTCGCCAGGCACGTTTcttgtttatattaatatatatattttttgtcctACCAAAAAAGGATGCTTCCATATCTTTACATTGTTGTCTGTTGCTTGATTTTGCTTTCGTTAACTGTCGAACACGGGTATGCCTGTTCTAATTTTATAAGTTCTTCATATATTTGGGAATGATACCCATATTTGCATCTGAGTGTACTCGGATTCAAATGTCCAATATGGATGTTTTAGAGAAAATAAAACTCCGGGTAACTTAGGTTTTAGTTTGTGCAATTTAGTGAAGTTTGGTTAGAGATTcaattattttggttttgaaGTTGCGTGTTTTCTTGAACGAATGTGGACTGTAATTTATCATTTCAGATCTCTTTTCATCCCTAAAAGTGCtttaattttccatgtttttattgtatgtttaaaaaaaaaaaaaagaaggttcTTGACAGTTGTGTATTCTCATTTGGTTTGTAAGCTATGCGTGAGTGGTGATTATGGACTAGGAGAATTTAAGCTTTGAtgtttttcttttgttcaaaTATTGAAAATGGATTTTAATTTTGCATTAGTGATTGtttcaattttgttttgaatttagCTCTGTATGTGAGTTCATGCTTTATTCTGTTTTGTCTATGCTTGTTCCACTGTCCCATATTATTTGATTCCACTTGAATAGGATTTGATATATTCTTACTTttgatttcataattatttgtttgaATTGTGCAGAGGCATTGATTATGCAATTGCCAACAATGAGGTTCCTGCTAAAGCGCAAGAATTACCTCTATTGTTGAAGCAGGTATGGCTTAAGTTCTACTCCCGTAGATGTTATCATTTAATTATATTGACCTTTACCTATTTTTGTTGCAAGCACCACTTGTAGATTTTTTTACTCCTTCCATCTGATGATAACTGTTCTCATATCAGCTAACAAACGGAATTGGAGTATTATGTTTTTGTCTTTGCAAATAATATGTATGTCACCAATATGTTTCTCTGCTTTATAGATATGTCAACACAGAAATGACCTCTTCTTACAAGCAGCTATTATGGTGTTGATGATATCAGTAAAGGTACTTCTGAATACTTTCATCTAGATAGATCCCTGTTGTCTAGTTGTGTGATCACCTGAACCTCATCAGTACCTTAAATTGTTGTCTACATCTGTGTATTTGTTGCACATTGGAGCTACTTTGATCTGAAGTTAATTCCTTTGATAGTTGTATTTAAACATTGCACTTAGCCAACAATATAGtgtatttgttttttttcccCCATATCATTGGTTCCTGCAATTTAAAGCAAGATAGAATGTCTGATTTATCTGACTTGTTTGGTTTTAACTTTCTCTTTCTCAGAATTCTGGTGTGTCATGTATTATAGATTTATAGTATTTTTAGATGTTCACATCAATTGAgtttcttctattaaaaatttgtgTTGCTTGTGTATGAATGGCCGCATGCCTGTATATGCATATGGTATCTAAGTTTAGTGGAAGATTATTCTACTTGATTTTCCTTAAATCCTATCTTAAGTATTTCTAATGTCTCTTAACATGTCATTATTTTTTCAACACCAAGTGATCTATTAACATGTCTTGAACTGACAACTATCTATTTAAAACTGAAGATAACTTCTTGATGACTTTTTATGTACATGATAGAATGCCTGTAAAATGAGCTGGTTCTCAGATGGAGAGAGTCGAGAACTTTTAACTCTTGCCAATGAGGTTTGATTCCTAGCTAATGCTTTTGTTCTCTCTCTTTCTATTTGTCTGTTGAATGttggttttttaatttttctgcATAATACATGGTTTCTGCCTGAGCCATTGTAGAAGTTTGAACCTCTCACCTTGGGCCTTATAAACACTTCTTTACCTAGTTGGTGGTGACTCCCTTTACTGATATGTACCCCTTTGTGTTGCTAATTGTAGTATCTCTGCATATCTAGGTTGGCAGTTGCTTTTGCATCCCAGGCGTTATTAACAATGAACTGGATGGTTCACTTGCAACTATTTTGGAAGTTATGTCAAGGTAGGCACTTTTATTGTTCATATTTATTTGCATGAACAATGATATTTCTATTTCCATGTTTAATGTTTTGATCGAAATGATACTTGCCTAGAAATGTTGAATTCCAGTTTGGGCACAATAGGAAAGtacattaattttaaattctaGTTTCTGTCGAAGAAATTTGACTCGGATATCATGTGGTGATACTGACATGATATTTAGTTGAAGCCAAGTTTCCTATTTGGTTTTTCTCTCTGTCTTTCCTTATTGCCATGAGCATGGTAGGTGccattattgttttaataattatACAATAGCATTTTATGCCATTGTTGTCTGTTGAATCTGTAGTGGTGTTTTTAATATAGGTATACTTGCTTGTATTTGTATAAATATGTGCTCCAGCTGTGGGTAAAGAAGTGTCAGGTTGCCCATTGCCAATCTCCTAAAGTTTCATTTGTTGCTTGTCACACTCACTTGTTATAAGAACATCTCTTTAGATTTGGatgtttaagttttatattttttactgcTACTGTTTATTAATGGTTAGATAATAAACCTACCTTTTCAGGTTCTATCCATTAATGAAGATGGGCCAGATACTTGCTTCTCTTGAAGCTAAGGTATTTTCTTCAATCATTTTAGACAGTGTTGTTATAATACTTATTTAGCATGTTTTAATCTTGTTTGTTTGCATTGTAGCCTGGATACGGGGCGCTCGTGGTTGATTTCCATATATCGAAGAATATGACATACTCTCCTCAGGAGAAAATTGTAACCACTTTACTATCTAATTGATACAGCCAGTTATTGGATTTTCCTTGTCTATTTTCTGTTTCTGCAGTTCTTTTTCTTGagattaaaattgaaaaacatTTATTGTTGAAATTTTCCTGTGTCTCACTCTGTATTTTCCCTTCTGTTTCTCTTTCAGAGGTTATTTGTGGCTCAAAAAGATAACGTAGAGACATCTGCTTGCATTATAAGTCCACAACTAGTGAGGTTTGAATCGTTTTCTGTTACCCTTTCCTCTCTTTTTAATGTTTCATTGCTCACGTTGGATCTTttctgatatatatattttaaacttctgCAGCTTTCTGTTAAATGGAAAGGGAGTGGAGAGAAGAACAAATGTTTCAGTGGTTCGCTTTCTgttccattattttatttattgattatttttgtgTAAAGACTTATATAGATGCAGATTCTGTCATCAATTCTTTACTTCTCCGTCTCCTGTATCAGGATATGGGACCTCAGATGCCAACAAATGTGACTGCAATGTTGAAATATGGGACTAATCTTCTCCAAGCTGTGGGCCAGTTTAGCGGTATGACATGAGCATGTCCGTTTTTTTCCTAAACATCCTAATTTTATCGAGCTCGCTGACAGACTAATATTGTAAAAGGTCATTATCTCATTGTGGTTGCCTTCATGAGTATGGAGTCGTCATCACCTGACGCTTCCACACTGCCAGATTATGTTCAGTCTGGTGATTTTGCACCAGATTCAGGTATGCATGAGTACAAATAATAGAGAAATTATGTTCCATCCCATTGATGACTTCATCCTGTTATGATGAGTTTCGGGTTGATTTTATTTTTGCTCCTCTTTTGGTACAGAAGATTCTGATTTAATTGAAGGGCCATCACGGATCTCACTCAAGTGTCCCATAAGGTAAGCCACGCTAGTTTTTCCCTTGTTATACTAGAATTTTCCCTTCGTGCAATTGCACATGAATCATACTACACCAGTAACATCTAAAGCCCCCATCTAACTATTATCTCAAAGGACAGTTGCTCCTAGTTTTGCTACAAAATATTCCCCCATGGACCATCCATAATGGTAGTGAACATTTAATTGGAATTTGGAAGTGATATGGTTAACATATAATTTAAAAAcctgttgaaattaaaattttctgaTCGTAAGAATCTAATCTAGCTAAACAATGTAGTAAACAGTTTTTATTGAAGGTTATATAAACAATTTCTTGGAGGAAGTAAAAGGGAATCAAAATAAAATGGAAGAAGTAACTAGAatattttatcacttttttttttgaagaaaagagGCACATAATTCCTAATGaaagaaaatataagaaattattatAGAACTAACTTGTTATAATTCTTTCTTATTCCTTTCCTTTTGTCTATTgtctttcatctttttctttcctctctCCTAATTTGCAAAGTACATTTGCCTAAAAAAATGGCTGCAACTGAAACCCAATGTCTAACCAACTCGCAGACCACCTGAGGCAAATTTCTAACAAAAAGAACAGAAAGTATATGAATTAACAAAATTATAACGTTTGACTGCAAACAATAACTTAAACCTTACAAAATTTCACAGTAAGAACACTAAAAAGGTCTATCTTACAAATCTTGACCTAGGTCAGATTTATTCTCATTTTGTGTCTATTAGGTTGTACATGCTAAGGGTGAAAGCCAGTACTCTAGTAAATTGGTTGCTGCCCCAAGTGATTCAATTCATTTTGTGTCTATTAGGAATATATGACAATCTAGGATTTTAATCTTTGTTAACTCTTTCATAACAACTTTGGATGGTGCTAGGGGGAAATAATGCAATTGGTTAGATTATCggttttaaatgaaattttaaaagcatTACCACAGAGCATGGAAATTTATCGTAATTCATATATTTTGTTACTGGGGCAGAGGGCTTTCTATCAATATGATCAAAATAAATGTCAGGGTTGATAGTTGCACATGCCGTTTGATTAATGCCCTCTCTCTCTCTAGATGTAAAAGTTGAAAACATATTTGAAATGTTGGTCACATCTTTTACCTTATTTTGCATTTATGTAATTATATCCTACTGTTTTTCTGTCTTCCCGAAATTTTGAGTGTGCATCAAATTCATTATTTCTTTCTTCATTATTCTATTTTGGTTCTGGTGTtctttgggtttttatttttattttatttttataagtggTTCATGAAATTTGTTTTTCTTGAGAACTAAGAGCTGCTAATTCATCTTaacattataattcaatttacatACTGAAGTTCTGTTAATTGACTCTCTTTATCTTCCAACAGCCGAACACGCATCAAAACTCCTGTCAAAGGGCATGCATGTAAGCATCTTCAGGTGAGTTTTTCTTGAGGTGTTTGCATGTTGtggcacttgttgaagaaatttTATAGTAATTTCCCTAATTGTTTACTAAATTCTGAATTCCTTATGGTGAATGTTAATCCTTAAAGTTAATCCTTTAAAAAACTTTTGCTTTGATTCCTCTGCCTGCCAACTTTTATCATTGTCGCATATGCTTTAAACTTTTCCTGTTCTCAAATTGAAAAGCCTGGTTTAAAATCTATACTTGTAATGTAAAGttggttcctttttttttttttttgtaaaaatatggcATGTCTCTGTACTTTTTACAAATTTggaattagtccctgtacttttgtttttaggaatttagtctttatacttttcagATCTCAAAATTCAGGTTCAATTGTTAcca contains:
- the LOC107947560 gene encoding uncharacterized protein isoform X2, which gives rise to MVWAARFAVAILKKLNSKNGLENGGIDSTLQKAEPQMVEAVVLASLEKFFKSVLNMPEVERKFRAVVDAALEAHPHCPQLYLYSTANKVVPYSTVPLPLLSNPQQM
- the LOC107947560 gene encoding uncharacterized protein isoform X1 is translated as MFKFKVWAARFAVAILKKLNSKNGLENGGIDSTLQKAEPQMVEAVVLASLEKFFKSVLNMPEVERKFRAVVDAALEAHPHCPQLYLYSTANKVVPYSTVPLPLLSNPQQM